A single genomic interval of Lepisosteus oculatus isolate fLepOcu1 chromosome 12, fLepOcu1.hap2, whole genome shotgun sequence harbors:
- the metap1d gene encoding methionine aminopeptidase 1D, mitochondrial isoform X2, translating to MAAPSALKCVVKRGCAVLFRKGASVWKSQHSLQQHRCFFWRRQESSSYSVVKPAVVGPAHPVPQHIMKPDYVTTGIIPDWGDYIEIKDEDQIQGLRQACQLARHILLLAGRSVKVGMTTEEIDCIVHQETIRHNAYPSPLGYGGFPKSVCTSVNNVVCHGIPDSRPLQDGDIINIDVTVYLNGYHGDTSETFLVGNVDERGRVLVEAARRCRNDAIAACEPGAPLCIIGNTIRKGKALHSYSSILSSSAFMAVSKGHVSLLILSESQRANSYGLQVCPYFIGHGIGTYFHGHPEIWHHDRHRSKSLYRRSHRQKLFVVETKLVHLKTLIQSVKK from the exons GATGTGCTGTGCTCTTTCGGAAAGGAGCCAGTGTCTGGAAGAGCCAGCATTCCCTTCAGCAGCACAGGTGTTTCTTCTGGAGAAGACAGGAGAGCTCCTCTTACAGCGTGGTAAAGCCAGCTGTTGTAGGGCCCGCCCACCCTGTTCCTCAG caCATAATGAAGCCAGACTATGTGACGACAGGCATTATACCAGACTGGGGAGACTACATAGAAATTAAAGATGAAGATCAGATTCAGGGGCTTCGACAGGCCTGTCAGTTGGCGCGCCACATCCTGCTTCTGGCTGGGAGGAGCGTGAAG GTTGGCATGACGACTGAAGAAATAGACTGTATTGTTCATCAAGAAACAATCAGGCACAATGCCTATCCCTCTCCTTTGGGTTATGGAGGCTTTCCAAAATCAGTCTGCACCTCTGTGAACAATGTGGTATGTCACGGTATACCTGACAG TCGGCCACTCCAAGATGGAGATATCATCAACATCGATGTCACA GTTTATTTGAATGGTTACCATGGTGACACCTCCGAGACGTTCCTGGTTGGTAATGTGGATGAGCGGGGCAGAGTCCTGGTGGAGGCAGCGCGGAGGTGCCGAAATGATGCGATCGCAGCCTGTGAGCCAGGAGCCCCTCTCTGCATTATTGGAAACACAATCAG AAAGGGGAAAGCACTACATTCTTACTCAAGCATTCTATCAAGCTCTGCATTCATGGCTGTGTCTAAAGGGCATGTCAGCCTTTTGATTCTCTCTGAGAG TCAGAGAGCTAATTCCTATGGACTGCAAGTCTGCCCATACTTCATTGGTCATGGGATTGGAACCTACTTCCATGGTCACCCTGAAATATGGCATCATG ATAGGCACAGATCCAAGAGTCTTTACAGAAGGTCACATAGACAGAAACTGTTTGTTGTGGAAACAAAACTGGTGCACTTAAAAACTCTGATCCAAAGTGTGAAGAAATGA
- the metap1d gene encoding methionine aminopeptidase 1D, mitochondrial isoform X1, which translates to MAAPSALKCVVKRGCAVLFRKGASVWKSQHSLQQHRCFFWRRQESSSYSVVKPAVVGPAHPVPQHIMKPDYVTTGIIPDWGDYIEIKDEDQIQGLRQACQLARHILLLAGRSVKVGMTTEEIDCIVHQETIRHNAYPSPLGYGGFPKSVCTSVNNVVCHGIPDSRPLQDGDIINIDVTVYLNGYHGDTSETFLVGNVDERGRVLVEAARRCRNDAIAACEPGAPLCIIGNTIRKGKALHSYSSILSSSAFMAVSKGHVSLLILSESQRANSYGLQVCPYFIGHGIGTYFHGHPEIWHHVNENDILMEEGMAFTIEPILMEGSSEFKILEDKWTAVSVDNKRSAQFEHTVVITSKGAEILTKLPCED; encoded by the exons GATGTGCTGTGCTCTTTCGGAAAGGAGCCAGTGTCTGGAAGAGCCAGCATTCCCTTCAGCAGCACAGGTGTTTCTTCTGGAGAAGACAGGAGAGCTCCTCTTACAGCGTGGTAAAGCCAGCTGTTGTAGGGCCCGCCCACCCTGTTCCTCAG caCATAATGAAGCCAGACTATGTGACGACAGGCATTATACCAGACTGGGGAGACTACATAGAAATTAAAGATGAAGATCAGATTCAGGGGCTTCGACAGGCCTGTCAGTTGGCGCGCCACATCCTGCTTCTGGCTGGGAGGAGCGTGAAG GTTGGCATGACGACTGAAGAAATAGACTGTATTGTTCATCAAGAAACAATCAGGCACAATGCCTATCCCTCTCCTTTGGGTTATGGAGGCTTTCCAAAATCAGTCTGCACCTCTGTGAACAATGTGGTATGTCACGGTATACCTGACAG TCGGCCACTCCAAGATGGAGATATCATCAACATCGATGTCACA GTTTATTTGAATGGTTACCATGGTGACACCTCCGAGACGTTCCTGGTTGGTAATGTGGATGAGCGGGGCAGAGTCCTGGTGGAGGCAGCGCGGAGGTGCCGAAATGATGCGATCGCAGCCTGTGAGCCAGGAGCCCCTCTCTGCATTATTGGAAACACAATCAG AAAGGGGAAAGCACTACATTCTTACTCAAGCATTCTATCAAGCTCTGCATTCATGGCTGTGTCTAAAGGGCATGTCAGCCTTTTGATTCTCTCTGAGAG TCAGAGAGCTAATTCCTATGGACTGCAAGTCTGCCCATACTTCATTGGTCATGGGATTGGAACCTACTTCCATGGTCACCCTGAAATATGGCATCATG TcaatgaaaatgacattttgatgGAGGAAGGCATGGCTTTCACAATAG aGCCCATCCTCATGGAAGGGTCATCTGAGTTTAAAATCCTAGAAGATAAGTGGACTGCAGTTTCTGTTGACAATAAAAG ATCAGCACAATTTGAGCACACTGTAGTCATCACATCAAAAGGAGCAGAGATTCTGACAAAACTACCCTGTGAAGACTGA
- the metap1d gene encoding methionine aminopeptidase 1D, mitochondrial isoform X4 yields the protein MAAPSALKCVVKRGCAVLFRKGASVWKSQHSLQQHRCFFWRRQESSSYSVVKPAVVGPAHPVPQHIMKPDYVTTGIIPDWGDYIEIKDEDQIQGLRQACQLARHILLLAGRSVKVGMTTEEIDCIVHQETIRHNAYPSPLGYGGFPKSVCTSVNNVVCHGIPDSRPLQDGDIINIDVTVYLNGYHGDTSETFLVGNVDERGRVLVEAARRCRNDAIAACEPGAPLCIIGNTIRKGKALHSYSSILSSSAFMAVSKGHVSLLILSERGCHSEGVDAAELQSAPNTAKYLIGKFACFSFRGECIS from the exons GATGTGCTGTGCTCTTTCGGAAAGGAGCCAGTGTCTGGAAGAGCCAGCATTCCCTTCAGCAGCACAGGTGTTTCTTCTGGAGAAGACAGGAGAGCTCCTCTTACAGCGTGGTAAAGCCAGCTGTTGTAGGGCCCGCCCACCCTGTTCCTCAG caCATAATGAAGCCAGACTATGTGACGACAGGCATTATACCAGACTGGGGAGACTACATAGAAATTAAAGATGAAGATCAGATTCAGGGGCTTCGACAGGCCTGTCAGTTGGCGCGCCACATCCTGCTTCTGGCTGGGAGGAGCGTGAAG GTTGGCATGACGACTGAAGAAATAGACTGTATTGTTCATCAAGAAACAATCAGGCACAATGCCTATCCCTCTCCTTTGGGTTATGGAGGCTTTCCAAAATCAGTCTGCACCTCTGTGAACAATGTGGTATGTCACGGTATACCTGACAG TCGGCCACTCCAAGATGGAGATATCATCAACATCGATGTCACA GTTTATTTGAATGGTTACCATGGTGACACCTCCGAGACGTTCCTGGTTGGTAATGTGGATGAGCGGGGCAGAGTCCTGGTGGAGGCAGCGCGGAGGTGCCGAAATGATGCGATCGCAGCCTGTGAGCCAGGAGCCCCTCTCTGCATTATTGGAAACACAATCAG AAAGGGGAAAGCACTACATTCTTACTCAAGCATTCTATCAAGCTCTGCATTCATGGCTGTGTCTAAAGGGCATGTCAGCCTTTTGATTCTCTCTGAGAG aggGTGCCACTCTGAAGGCGTGGATGCAGCTGAACTCCAGTCGGCCCCTAATACAGCTAAGTATTTAATTGGGAAATTTGCATGCTTCTCATTTAGGGGAGAATGCATTTCATGA
- the metap1d gene encoding methionine aminopeptidase 1D, mitochondrial isoform X6 — protein MAAPSALKCVVKRGCAVLFRKGASVWKSQHSLQQHRCFFWRRQESSSYSVVKPAVVGPAHPVPQHIMKPDYVTTGIIPDWGDYIEIKDEDQIQGLRQACQLARHILLLAGRSVKVGMTTEEIDCIVHQETIRHNAYPSPLGYGGFPKSVCTSVNNVVCHGIPDSRPLQDGDIINIDVTVYLNGYHGDTSETFLVGNVDERGRVLVEAARRCRNDAIAACEPGAPLCIIGNTIRGCHSEGVDAAELQSAPNTAKYLIGKFACFSFRGECIS, from the exons GATGTGCTGTGCTCTTTCGGAAAGGAGCCAGTGTCTGGAAGAGCCAGCATTCCCTTCAGCAGCACAGGTGTTTCTTCTGGAGAAGACAGGAGAGCTCCTCTTACAGCGTGGTAAAGCCAGCTGTTGTAGGGCCCGCCCACCCTGTTCCTCAG caCATAATGAAGCCAGACTATGTGACGACAGGCATTATACCAGACTGGGGAGACTACATAGAAATTAAAGATGAAGATCAGATTCAGGGGCTTCGACAGGCCTGTCAGTTGGCGCGCCACATCCTGCTTCTGGCTGGGAGGAGCGTGAAG GTTGGCATGACGACTGAAGAAATAGACTGTATTGTTCATCAAGAAACAATCAGGCACAATGCCTATCCCTCTCCTTTGGGTTATGGAGGCTTTCCAAAATCAGTCTGCACCTCTGTGAACAATGTGGTATGTCACGGTATACCTGACAG TCGGCCACTCCAAGATGGAGATATCATCAACATCGATGTCACA GTTTATTTGAATGGTTACCATGGTGACACCTCCGAGACGTTCCTGGTTGGTAATGTGGATGAGCGGGGCAGAGTCCTGGTGGAGGCAGCGCGGAGGTGCCGAAATGATGCGATCGCAGCCTGTGAGCCAGGAGCCCCTCTCTGCATTATTGGAAACACAATCAG aggGTGCCACTCTGAAGGCGTGGATGCAGCTGAACTCCAGTCGGCCCCTAATACAGCTAAGTATTTAATTGGGAAATTTGCATGCTTCTCATTTAGGGGAGAATGCATTTCATGA
- the metap1d gene encoding methionine aminopeptidase 1D, mitochondrial isoform X3: MAAPSALKCVVKRGCAVLFRKGASVWKSQHSLQQHRCFFWRRQESSSYSVVKPAVVGPAHPVPQHIMKPDYVTTGIIPDWGDYIEIKDEDQIQGLRQACQLARHILLLAGRSVKVGMTTEEIDCIVHQETIRHNAYPSPLGYGGFPKSVCTSVNNVVCHGIPDSRPLQDGDIINIDVTVYLNGYHGDTSETFLVGNVDERGRVLVEAARRCRNDAIAACEPGAPLCIIGNTISQRANSYGLQVCPYFIGHGIGTYFHGHPEIWHHVNENDILMEEGMAFTIEPILMEGSSEFKILEDKWTAVSVDNKRSAQFEHTVVITSKGAEILTKLPCED, encoded by the exons GATGTGCTGTGCTCTTTCGGAAAGGAGCCAGTGTCTGGAAGAGCCAGCATTCCCTTCAGCAGCACAGGTGTTTCTTCTGGAGAAGACAGGAGAGCTCCTCTTACAGCGTGGTAAAGCCAGCTGTTGTAGGGCCCGCCCACCCTGTTCCTCAG caCATAATGAAGCCAGACTATGTGACGACAGGCATTATACCAGACTGGGGAGACTACATAGAAATTAAAGATGAAGATCAGATTCAGGGGCTTCGACAGGCCTGTCAGTTGGCGCGCCACATCCTGCTTCTGGCTGGGAGGAGCGTGAAG GTTGGCATGACGACTGAAGAAATAGACTGTATTGTTCATCAAGAAACAATCAGGCACAATGCCTATCCCTCTCCTTTGGGTTATGGAGGCTTTCCAAAATCAGTCTGCACCTCTGTGAACAATGTGGTATGTCACGGTATACCTGACAG TCGGCCACTCCAAGATGGAGATATCATCAACATCGATGTCACA GTTTATTTGAATGGTTACCATGGTGACACCTCCGAGACGTTCCTGGTTGGTAATGTGGATGAGCGGGGCAGAGTCCTGGTGGAGGCAGCGCGGAGGTGCCGAAATGATGCGATCGCAGCCTGTGAGCCAGGAGCCCCTCTCTGCATTATTGGAAACACAATCAG TCAGAGAGCTAATTCCTATGGACTGCAAGTCTGCCCATACTTCATTGGTCATGGGATTGGAACCTACTTCCATGGTCACCCTGAAATATGGCATCATG TcaatgaaaatgacattttgatgGAGGAAGGCATGGCTTTCACAATAG aGCCCATCCTCATGGAAGGGTCATCTGAGTTTAAAATCCTAGAAGATAAGTGGACTGCAGTTTCTGTTGACAATAAAAG ATCAGCACAATTTGAGCACACTGTAGTCATCACATCAAAAGGAGCAGAGATTCTGACAAAACTACCCTGTGAAGACTGA
- the metap1d gene encoding methionine aminopeptidase 1D, mitochondrial isoform X5 — protein MKPDYVTTGIIPDWGDYIEIKDEDQIQGLRQACQLARHILLLAGRSVKVGMTTEEIDCIVHQETIRHNAYPSPLGYGGFPKSVCTSVNNVVCHGIPDSRPLQDGDIINIDVTVYLNGYHGDTSETFLVGNVDERGRVLVEAARRCRNDAIAACEPGAPLCIIGNTIRKGKALHSYSSILSSSAFMAVSKGHVSLLILSESQRANSYGLQVCPYFIGHGIGTYFHGHPEIWHHVNENDILMEEGMAFTIEPILMEGSSEFKILEDKWTAVSVDNKRSAQFEHTVVITSKGAEILTKLPCED, from the exons ATGAAGCCAGACTATGTGACGACAGGCATTATACCAGACTGGGGAGACTACATAGAAATTAAAGATGAAGATCAGATTCAGGGGCTTCGACAGGCCTGTCAGTTGGCGCGCCACATCCTGCTTCTGGCTGGGAGGAGCGTGAAG GTTGGCATGACGACTGAAGAAATAGACTGTATTGTTCATCAAGAAACAATCAGGCACAATGCCTATCCCTCTCCTTTGGGTTATGGAGGCTTTCCAAAATCAGTCTGCACCTCTGTGAACAATGTGGTATGTCACGGTATACCTGACAG TCGGCCACTCCAAGATGGAGATATCATCAACATCGATGTCACA GTTTATTTGAATGGTTACCATGGTGACACCTCCGAGACGTTCCTGGTTGGTAATGTGGATGAGCGGGGCAGAGTCCTGGTGGAGGCAGCGCGGAGGTGCCGAAATGATGCGATCGCAGCCTGTGAGCCAGGAGCCCCTCTCTGCATTATTGGAAACACAATCAG AAAGGGGAAAGCACTACATTCTTACTCAAGCATTCTATCAAGCTCTGCATTCATGGCTGTGTCTAAAGGGCATGTCAGCCTTTTGATTCTCTCTGAGAG TCAGAGAGCTAATTCCTATGGACTGCAAGTCTGCCCATACTTCATTGGTCATGGGATTGGAACCTACTTCCATGGTCACCCTGAAATATGGCATCATG TcaatgaaaatgacattttgatgGAGGAAGGCATGGCTTTCACAATAG aGCCCATCCTCATGGAAGGGTCATCTGAGTTTAAAATCCTAGAAGATAAGTGGACTGCAGTTTCTGTTGACAATAAAAG ATCAGCACAATTTGAGCACACTGTAGTCATCACATCAAAAGGAGCAGAGATTCTGACAAAACTACCCTGTGAAGACTGA